A single window of Pungitius pungitius chromosome 20, fPunPun2.1, whole genome shotgun sequence DNA harbors:
- the LOC119194696 gene encoding apolipoprotein(a)-like → MDLCSLALLLGALICSASEPSTIVPDLTCATGSGGAYRGTIAVTESGKTCQSWSTQTPHKHNLSPDNHLCKGLDNNYCRNPDNERTPWCYTTDPDTRWEYCRVPSCTASEPSTIVPDLTCATGNGGAYRGTIAVTESGRTCQSWSTQTPHEHNLSPDNHPCKGLDNNYCRNPDNERTPWCYTTDPDTRWEYCRVPSCTASEPSTIVPDLTCATGNGGAYRGTIAVTESGRTCQSWSTQTPHKHNLSPDNHPCKGLDNNYCRNPDNERTPWCYTTDPDTRWEYCRVPSCTASEPSTIVPDLTCATGNGGVYRGTIAVTESGKTCQSWSTQTPHKHNLSPDNHPCKGLDNNYCRNPDNERTPWCYTTDPDTRWEYCRVPSCTASEPPTIVPDLTCATGNGGTYRGTIAVTESGRTCQSWSTQTPHKHNLSPDNHPCKGLDNNYCRNPDNERTPWCYTTDPDTRWEYCRVPSCTASEPSTIVPDLTCATGNGGAYRGTIAVTESGKTCQSWSTQTPHKHNLSPDNHPCKGLDNNYCRNPDNERTPWCYTTDPDTRWEYCRVPSCTASEPSTIVPDLTCATGNGGAYRGTIAVTESGKTCQSWSTQTPHKHNLSPDNHPCKGLDNNYCRNPDNERTPWCYTTDPDTRWEYCRVPSCTASEPSTIVPDLTCATGNGGAYRGTIAVTESGRTCQSWSTQTPHKHNLSPDNHPCKGLDNNYCRNPDNERTPWCYTTDPDTRWEYCRVPSCTDLLKCGTPVTKPRRCLGRIVGGCVSTAYSWPWQISLRTNTGIHFCGGSLIHPQWVLTAAHCLQRSTQPSAYKVLMGINTERANEPSKQERNLNKLILGPNGADIALLKLERPALINDKVLTVCLPEKDYILPSGAECYVTGWGNTQGTGGDGVLKETGFPVIENKICNRPSYLNGRVKDHELCAGNIAGGSDSCQGDSGGPLVCNSQNRYVLQGVTSWGLGCANAMKPGVYARVSKFVDWIETTIKNN, encoded by the exons ATGGACCTGTGCAGCTTAGCTTTACTCCTGGGTGCCCTGATCTGCTCTG CGTCCGAGCCTTCCACCATCGTCCCAGATCTCACCTGTGCCACAGGCAGCGGTGGAGCGTACCGAGGCACCATTGCTGTGACGGAATCTGGCAAAACGTGCCAGAGCTGGTCCACACAAACGCCACATAAACACAATCTCTCGCCAGACAATCACCTCTGCAA AGGCCTTGATAACAACTACTGTCGTAACCCCGACAACGAGAGGACGCCCTGGTGTTACACCACTGACCCTGACACCCGCTGGGAGTACTGCAGGGTGCCCAGCTGCACTG CGTCCGAGCCTTCCACCATCGTCCCAGATCTCACCTGTGCCACAGGCAACGGTGGAGCGTACCGAGGCACCATTGCTGTGACGGAATCTGGCAGAACGTGCCAGAGCTGGTCCACACAAACGCCACATGAACACAATCTCTCGCCAGACAATCACCCCTGCAA AGGCCTTGATAACAACTACTGTCGTAACCCCGACAACGAGAGGACGCCCTGGTGTTACACCACTGACCCTGACACCCGTTGGGAGTACTGCAGGGTGCCCAGCTGCACTG CGTCCGAGCCTTCCACCATCGTCCCAGATCTCACCTGTGCCACAGGCAACGGTGGAGCGTACCGAGGCACCATTGCTGTGACGGAATCTGGCAGAACGTGCCAGAGCTGGTCCACACAAACGCCACATAAACACAATCTCTCGCCAGACAATCACCCCTGCAA AGGCCTGGATAACAACTACTGTCGTAACCCCGACAACGAGAGGACGCCCTGGTGTTACACCACTGACCCTGACACCCGCTGGGAGTACTGCAGGGTGCCCAGCTGCACTG CGTCCGAGCCTTCCACCATCGTCCCAGATCTCACCTGTGCCACAGGCAACGGTGGAGTGTACCGAGGCACCATTGCTGTGACGGAATCTGGCAAAACGTGCCAGAGCTGGTCCACACAAACGCCACATAAACACAATCTCTCGCCAGACAATCACCCCTGCAA AGGCCTGGATAACAACTACTGTCGTAACCCCGACAACGAGAGGACGCCCTGGTGTTACACCACTGACCCTGACACCCGCTGGGAGTACTGCAGGGTGCCCAGCTGCACTG CGTCCGAGCCTCCCACCATCGTCCCAGATCTCACCTGTGCCACAGGCAACGGTGGAACGTACCGAGGCACCATTGCTGTGACGGAATCTGGCAGAACGTGCCAGAGCTGGTCCACACAAACGCCACATAAACACAATCTCTCGCCAGACAATCACCCCTGCAA AGGCCTGGATAACAACTACTGTCGTAACCCCGACAACGAGAGGACGCCCTGGTGTTACACCACTGACCCTGACACCCGCTGGGAGTACTGCAGGGTGCCCAGCTGCACTG CGTCCGAGCCTTCCACCATCGTCCCAGATCTCACCTGTGCCACAGGCAACGGTGGAGCGTACCGAGGCACCATTGCTGTGACGGAATCTGGCAAAACGTGCCAGAGCTGGTCCACACAAACGCCACATAAACACAATCTCTCGCCAGACAATCACCCCTGCAA AGGCCTGGATAACAACTACTGTCGTAACCCCGACAACGAGAGGACGCCCTGGTGTTACACCACTGACCCTGACACCCGCTGGGAGTACTGCAGGGTGCCCAGCTGCACTG CGTCCGAGCCTTCCACCATCGTCCCAGATCTCACCTGTGCCACAGGCAACGGTGGAGCGTACCGAGGCACCATTGCTGTGACGGAATCTGGCAAAACGTGCCAGAGCTGGTCCACACAAACGCCACATAAACACAATCTCTCACCAGACAATCACCCCTGCAA AGGCCTGGATAACAACTACTGTCGTAACCCCGACAACGAGAGGACGCCCTGGTGTTACACCACTGACCCTGACACCCGCTGGGAGTACTGCAGGGTGCCCAGCTGCACTG CGTCCGAGCCTTCCACCATCGTCCCAGATCTCACCTGTGCCACAGGCAACGGTGGAGCGTACCGAGGCACCATTGCTGTGACGGAATCTGGCAGAACGTGCCAGAGCTGGTCCACACAGACGCCACATAAACACAATCTCTCGCCAGACAATCACCCCTGCAA AGGCCTGGATAACAACTACTGTCGTAACCCCGACAACGAGAGGACGCCCTGGTGTTACACCACTGACCCTGACACCCGCTGGGAGTACTGCAGGGTGCCCAGCTGCACTG ATCTGTTGAAATGTGGGACGCCAGTCACCAAACCAAGGCGTTGTTTAGGTCGGATCGTGGGAGGCTGTGTGTCAACAGCTTACTCGTGGCCCTGGCAAATTAGCCTCCGGACCAA CACGGGAATACATTTCTGTGGAGGAAGCCTCATTCACCCCCAGTGGGTCCTTACCGCGGCACACTGCCTGCAGAG GTCCACACAGCCTTCAGCCTACAAGGTGCTCATGGGTATCAACACAGAGAGAGCCAATGAGCCATCCAAACAAGAAAGGAACCTCAACAAACTCATTCTGGGACCCAATGGAGCCGACATCGCTCTACTCAAACTGGAGAG GCCCGCACTAATAAATGACAAAGTCCTCACAGTTTGTCTGCCAGAAAAGGATTACATTCTTCCCAGTGGAGCTGAGTGTTATGTTACCGGATGGGGTAATACTCAAG GCACCGGGGGTGATGGCGTTCTGAAAGAAACCGGTTTCCCCGTGATTGAAAACAAGATCTGCAATCGTCCATCGTACCTCAACGGCAGAGTGAAAGATCACGAGCTATGTGCCGGTAACATCGCAGGAGGATCCGACAGCTGCCAG GGTGACAGCGGCGGCCCTCTGGTGTGTAACTCCCAGAACAGGTACGTCCTGCAGGGTGTGACCTCGTGGGGCCTGGGATGCGCCAACGCCATGAAGCCCGGCGTCTACGCCCGAGTCTCCAAGTTCGTTGATTGGATCGAAACAACTATCAAAAACAATTAG